The following is a genomic window from Chitinophaga caseinilytica.
GCAAAAAGATCGACGAGTCCGACATCGAGAAATATGTGGGCATCAGCAAGGAATACAATGTTTTCGAGCTGCAGAACGCCATCGGGCAGATGGACATGACCAGGGCCATGCGCATCGTCCGGTATTTCTCCGCCAATCCCAAAGCCGCGCCCATCCAGGTGGTGATCCCTTCCCTCTACGGATATTTTTCCAAGATCAACCTGCTTTTCGGCGCCAAGGGCGGCGAAAAGGAAATGGCCGCCGCATTGGGCGTGCATCCTTTTTTCCTGAAAGATTATATGTCGGCCGCGCGCAATTTCGGGCCCAACGGCACCGAGCGCGCCATCCTGCTCCTGGCGCAATACAACCTGCGCAGCATCGGTATCGGCGATGCCGGGAATGAAGACGGGGAGTTGATGAAGGAAATGGTTTACCGCATTTTACGGCCTTGAGGCAACCGCCCGGGCCTGCTCCACATCGTTTTTCATCTGCGCCACGAGCCCTTCCACACTGTCGAACTTCCTGTCTGAACGGATGAATTCCAGGAAATCGACGCGGATGGGTGCGTCGTAGATTTCTTTGTCGAAATCGAGGATGAACACTTCGATGCGCAGCTCCGTGCCGTTAAACGTAGGCCGGGTGCCGATGTTGAGCGCGCCTTTGTGCAGCTGCCCGTCGTTGCCGGCGGTCACCGTCACGGCGTAAACGCCCTGTGCGGGAATGAGCTTGCGGTAGTCGTTAAGGGAGATATTGGCCGTGGGGAACCCAAGCTGGCGGCCCATTTTATCGCCATGTACCACGATGCCGTTGAGGAAATAGGGATAGCCGAGCAGCTCGTTGGCCAGCCTTACATCGCCCTCCTGGAGGCTTTTGCGGATGCGGGTGGAGGAAACGGCGGCGTCCTGGATGACCTGTTGGGGGATTTCCAACAACCTGAAACCGTATTTTTCCTGTTCGGCCTCCAGCAGTTCCAGTCCGCCTTCGCGGTTGTGGCCGAAACGGTGGTCGTAGCCGATGATGATGGTGTGTGGACGGAAGGTTTCGATGAGAAAATCTTCGAGATAGGCCGTGGCGGAGAGTTCCGAGAATTCCCGGGTGAAGGGGACCACCACCAGGTGATGAATGCCCCAGTGCGCGAGGAGCGAAATCTTCTCGTCGAGCGTAGTGAGCAGGCGGACCGATCTGTCGCCCGCCAGCACTTCCCGCGGATGCGGGTCGAA
Proteins encoded in this region:
- a CDS encoding bifunctional riboflavin kinase/FAD synthetase, which produces MQVHRDLKKLPAFRNAVITIGTFDGVHTGHQHILQQLQEAAHACNGETVIITFDPHPREVLAGDRSVRLLTTLDEKISLLAHWGIHHLVVVPFTREFSELSATAYLEDFLIETFRPHTIIIGYDHRFGHNREGGLELLEAEQEKYGFRLLEIPQQVIQDAAVSSTRIRKSLQEGDVRLANELLGYPYFLNGIVVHGDKMGRQLGFPTANISLNDYRKLIPAQGVYAVTVTAGNDGQLHKGALNIGTRPTFNGTELRIEVFILDFDKEIYDAPIRVDFLEFIRSDRKFDSVEGLVAQMKNDVEQARAVASRP